The Bacteroidota bacterium genomic interval CGACGATGGTCGAGGTCGCGCGGCTCATCGACCCGCGCATGCTTGTCGAGATCGAAGCCGACGCACTCGTCACGGACACGCCTGACGCGGAGCGCTAGCTCACCACGAAGCCTCGTCCGGCACAGCGGGTGGTGGCGCGGATGACGATGCGGGCGGAGCCGCCGAGGGCGCGCGTTCGCCGATGGTGCGCTCGACCGTCACGCGCACACCGCCCGTCCAGCGAGCGACGCCGTTGAACACGAGCGCGAACACCCAGCCTGTTACGAAGCCGCCGACGGCGCTCAGGAGCGGCACGAGCAGCACCGACGCCAGCATCGCGCCGAGCTGCACCTCGGCGAAGTCGCTCCAGAACGTCGTCACGACGGGCATCGTGAACGCCATCAGCACACCGACGAGCAGGCCAAGCACGGCGTAGACAACCGCCCCGACACGGGCGCAGGCGAACGGTGCGAGGCGACGGACAGTGAGCAGTTCGGTCGGGCGCATGGCAGAGTGGCTCTCGGCTGGAAGCGAGCAACGGGCTGCCCACAATACGGCCTCAGCTTACGAGACGCACGGTTGGCTGCCGCGGCGCGCCCAAGCCCGAAGCTTCGAGCAGCATCGCCACGAGGCGGTCCTTCGGCATCGACGGGCGCAGGCGACGGCGGACGTAGATGCGCTTGACGCGGGCGCGGAGGTCCCACGTCGGGACGGTGTGCAGCCGCTTGGCCTCTGCACGGCGCACGGCGACCTGCAGTTCGTCCTTGGTCATGGTCGAGCGCCCTTCCACGTCGAGGCGCTGCGCGAAGTCGTAGAGTTCGTCTTTGGTCCAGAAGGCGGGGTCAGAGGAGGCGTCGGTCGAAGAGGCAACGGTCGACGAGGTGCGGGCGTCAGAAGCGAGGGCCGAGGTGTCCATGTAGCGGGTTCCGAGATGAGTCTAGAGCGATTGCGAAGCGCCGCTCGCTGGGAGCGACGGCCTGCATACGCACCAGTCGCCAAATCGTTCAGACCAAGCCGTTAGGTGTCACAAGTCGCGCTGACGTCGGCGTAGCCGTCGGGCACGGGCACGAACGTCGGCGCGCCCGTGGGGATGGTCCGCGCCTCGGGTGGCATCGTGATTTCTGGCAAGGCGATTGGCGGTGCGTAGCCGTCGGGGAGCGGGTTCGGCTCGGCCCAGAGCGTCCCGCGCGTCGTCTCCATCACGACGTGGTCGCCCGCGCGGCCGAGAACGTAATCGCGCGTGAGCGGCACCTTGCCGTCGGGCGTGTCGAGCACGTAGGTCGGCACAGCAAAGCCCGACGTGTGGCCGCGCAGCCCGCGCATGAGCGCCATGCCCGTCTCGATGGGCGTGCGGAGGTGGGCCGTCCCGCCAATGAGCTGCGCCTGGTAGATGTAGTACGGCCGCACACGCATCGCCACGAGGCCCTCCGAGAGCGCCTTCATGGTGGCGAGGTCGTCGTTGATGCCGCCGAGGAGCACCGTCTGGTTGCCGACGGGCACCCCTGCCTCAGCGAGCTTCGCGCACGCCTCGCACGCCTCGTAGGTGAGCTCGCGCGGATGGTTGTAGTGCGTGTTGAGCCAGATCGGATGGTGCGCCTTCAGAATGTCACAGAGTTCGTCCGTGATGCGGAACGGGTTGACGACGGGCAGGCGGCTGCCAAGCCGGACCACCTCCACATGCGGGATCGCGCGCAGCTCGCCGAGGAGCCACGCGAGTTGCTTGTCGGCGAAGACGAGCGGGTCGCCGCCGGTGAGCAGCACGTCGCGGATGCTCGGGTGCTCGGCGATGTAGGCGAGGGCGTCGCGGAGTTCGTCCTTGCGCATCATCCACGCGCTGTCGCCGACCATGCGCTTGCGGAGGCAGTAGCGGCAGTAGATGCCGCACTCTGAGGTGACGCAGAAGGCGACGCGGTCGTCGTAGTTGTGGATGAGGTTCTTGACCGGGCTGTGGCCGACCTCGTCGAGCGGGTCCTCGACGCCCACGATGTCCGGCTCTAGTTCCCAGCGCTGCGGCACGACCTGCTGCCGGACGGGGCACGCCGGGTCGAGCGCGTCCATGAGGCTCGCGTAGTAGGGCGTGATCGACCAGCGGAAGATCCCGGCGGTGCGCTCGATGGCCTCCCGCTCCGAGTCGGTGGGCTGGATGTAGCGCTCCAGCGTGGCGAGGTCGCGGACGCGGTGGCGCATCTGCCAGCGCCAGTCGGCCCACTCGGCGACGGAGGCGTTGTGCTGAGGGAAGGCGGTCATACGATAAGCGCGTCCTCTTTGCTAAAGTGCTGCACGAGGAGATAGTAGAACACCGCGCGGTGTTTTCTCCCCTTGAGACCTTTCGTCTGTTCGCACACGGCGTGAATCCCGCTCATCAGACGGTCGCTGTCCGCCATGCCCAGCTTCTTGATGAGGAAGTTGTCTTTGACACGCTTCAGCTCCTCCGGGTCGGAGCACGAGACCAGCTTCGAGTCGGTGTTGTAGATCGCGGGGCCGAGGCCTTTGGCGACAGCTTTGAGGAGGGCCTCATCGTAGGATGCGCCGACCTGTTCCATCGCGGCTCTGTAGGCAGCCATCGCATCGTCGAATGGGCTTCTGCGCTCCTGAGGCAGCGAGCGCTCTTCTCCACCACGAGCCGCACGTACGTCTCTCACGGCACCCTCAGGGTGTGCCTGCACATCCGGCGCGCTGTCCAGCATGGCATCGTAGGCCGCTCGGTCTGCGCGCTTCGCTCGCTGCTGGAAATACACCTCCGCGTCCAGCACAGCGACCTTTTCGGCGAGCGCGCTCGCGATGAGTTGCTCGACGGAGACGCCCTCTTCCTGAGCGAGCGACTCCAGCCGTGCTCGGAGGGAGCGTGGGACGTGCACAGCTAACGTGGACATGACACTTGCGTGGCGAGTCGGAAAAACTAGAGGTCGGCAAGAAACGCTTCTGGACGAACGGCGCGAATGCCGAAACGGTCCACGCCCCGAAAGTCGCGTTGGTTGTAGGTCACGATGGCGTCGCACGACGCCGCGACGGCGAGTTCGAGTACCATATCATCCTTCGGATCGGGGAGGTAGGGACGCCAGAGGAAGTAGACGCAGTGCAGACGGCCTTCCAAACAGAGCACGTCGATAAACCGCCCTACTTCCTGCGGACCGAACGGGACCATCTGGGGCCGCAAGAGCACGTCCTCGTACTCCAGCACCAGGGGCACGGAGAGCGCAATCTCGAACGAGGAGCGTCCAACCAAGCGCAGCAGACGATTGGCGGCACCCCGCCGGGAGCGCAGGCCCGTGACGAGAACGTTGGTGTCGAGAACGATTCGAGACATGGTTCATCCCAACTTACGGGGCGCAGAGCCACCACCGAACAAACGCCTTCCCTGAACCTTCGCTAGGCCCCCGCGTAGCTTTTGGCTCGCTTCTGTCCGCCCGTTCACCTTTCCTGCAGCCGCACCATGGCAGGCTACCCCTTCGACGCCATCGAACCGAAATGGCAGGCGTACTGGGACGCCCACGAGACGTACCGCACGCCCGGCCCCGGCGACCCCGGCTTCGACGCTGCGAAGCCGAAGTACTACGTCCTCGACATGTTTCCCTACCCCTCGGGCGCGGGGCTGCACGTCGGGCACCCGGAGGGCTACACGGCCACCGACATCCTCGCGCGCGTGCGGAGGATGCAGGGCTTCAACGTGCTGCACCCCATCGGCTGGGACGCGTTCGGGCTGCCCGCGGAGCAGTATGCCATCAAGACGGGCACGCACCCCCGGCAGACCACCGAAGAGAACATCGGCCGCTTCCGTGAGCAGCTGAAGTCGCTCGGCTTCTCCTACGACTGGTCCCGCGAGGTCGACACGACCGACCCGGACTACGTCAAGTGGACGCAGTGGATCTTCCTTAAGCTCTACGAGCGCGGGCTGGCGTATCAGGCCGAGGTGCCGGTCAACTGGTGCCCCGAACTCGGCACGGTGCTGGCGAACGAGGAGGTGATCGACGGCAAGAGCGAGGTCGGCGGCTTCCCGGTCATCCAGAAGCCGATGCGGCAGTGGATGCTCAAGATCACCGAATACGCTGACCGCCTGCTCGCGGACCTCGACGACCTCGACTGGCCGGAGCACATCAAGAAGATGCAGCGCGACTGGATCGGCAAGTCCGAGGGCGCGGAGGTCGACTTCCGCATCGCGGGCGCGCCCGACCAGGTGCTGCGCGTCTACACGACCCGGCCGGACACGCTCTTCGGCGCGACCTACATGGTTCTCGCCCCCGAGCACCCGCTCGTCAACGAGGTCACCTCGAACGACCAGCAGGAGGCCGTCGAAGCCTACATCGCCGAGACGAAGCGCAAGTCCGAGCGCGACCGCATGGAGGCCAAGCAGAAGACGGGCGTCTTCACGGGCGGGCACGCCGTCAACCCGGTCAGCGGCACGCACGTCCCGATCTGGATCGCCGACTACGTGCTGGCGTCGTATGGCACCGGCGCCATCATGGCCGTCCCGGCGCACGACGAGCGCGACTTCGAGTTCGCGCAAACGTTCAAGCTGCCCATCCGCGAAGTCGTGGCGGGGGGAAAGAAAGGCTCCGACGGCTTGCCCGCGGAGGCCTACACCGGTGACGGCAAGCATGTCAACTCGGACTCGTCGGACCGCCCTGTGAGCCGCATCGCCGAGCGCGGCGTGAATATCAACGGGCTCGACAAGGTCGAGGCCATCGCAACGATCACGGCCTGGCTCGAAGACAACGGCGTCGGGCGTGCGCAGACCAACTACAAGCTGCGCGACTGGCTCTTCAGCCGCCAGCGCTACTGGGGCGAGCCGTTCCCGATCGTCTTCACCGAGGTCGGCGAGGACGGCGTCGGCCACCCGCACCCGCTCACGCCCGCCGACCTCCCGCTGACGCTCCCCGAGGTCGAGTCCTACCAGCCCACCGGCACCGGCGACAGCCCCCTCGCCGCCATCACCGACTGGGTCGAGACGACCTACGACGGCCAGCCCGGCATGCGCGAGACGAACACGATGCCGCAGTGGGCCGGCTCGTGCTGGTACTACCTCCGCTACCTCGATCCCGACAACCCCGAGGCGCTCGTCGATAAGGCCAAGGAGGACTATTGGATGCCGGTCGACCTGTATGTGGGCGGCGCGGAGCACGCGGTGCTGCACCTGCTCTATGCGCGCTTCTGGCACAAGGTGCTCTTCGACGCGGGCGTCGTGTCTACGAAGGAGCCGTTCCAGCGGCTCGTCAACCAGGGCATGATCCTCGGCGAGATGGAGTTCCTTATGGCCTATTCCCTCGTAGATCACCGAGGATGGAAGAAAGGGCAACCAATGCCTGCTAGTCATCCAGATGCTCATGTCCCATCTGGAACGTCAGGCTCATCTGCGATTTTCCCTCATGACTACAAACGGGTTGATAGTTCCCAGGTGGAGAAAATCGATGGAAAGTGGGTATTGAAAGATGACCCCCAAATTGACCTGATAGCAACGTCACACAAGATGTCGAAGTCGCGCGGCAACGTCGTCAACCCCGACGACGTGGTGGCGGCCTACGGCGCGGACTCGCTGCGGCTCTACGAGATGTTTATGGGCCCGCTGGAGCAGGTCAAGCCCTGGAGCACACGCGGCGTAGAGGGCGTCCACCGCTTCCTCGCCCGCGCCTATCGCCTCCTGCTCAACGAGGAGACCGGTGCGCTCGCCGATTCTGTGATGGATCGCGCGCTCACCAAAGACGAGAAGCGCACGCTGCACGGCACCATCCAGCGCGTCACGGACGATACGGACGGCCTGCGCTTCAACACGGCCATCGCCGCGATGATGGAGTTCGTCAACGCGGCCAACAAGTGGGACACGGTCCCGCGCGAGGCCGCCGAGGCGTTCACGCTGCTGCTCGCCCCCTTCGCGCCGCACCTCGGCGAGGAACTGTGGGCCGCGCTCGGTCACACCGAGAGCCTGACGTACGCGCCGTGGCCCGCGTACGACCCCGCCGCGCTCGTGAAAGACGAGGTCGAGATCGCGATCCAGGTCAACGGCAAGGTGCGCGGCACCGTGACCGTCGCCAAGGACGCCTCGAAGGACGACGTCCTCGCCGCCGCCCGCGCCGTGGAGAACGTCCAGCGCTACCTCGACGAGGGCACCGTCCGCAAGGAGATCGTGGTGCCCGGCCGGCTGGTCAACTTCGTGGTGAAGTAGGGCGGCTCCCCCCCGTCCTGCGTCGCGCTCCCCCCGCTTGACACGCCTGGACGGCGGTCAAGCTGTCCCCCTCACATGTGAGGGGGACAGCTTGGGTTGACGCAGGAGCATAGCGACTGTCAACCCAAACGGGGGGAGCCGCGCGGACGCACGGCTGCTACTTCGAGACGCACCTTGCCTTTCCAACTCTCTCGCTTATGGACCGCGCTCAGGCTCAGGCCAACCTCCTACTCAAAATCCGCACGGGCTCGCAGCTCTACGGTACCGCGCGACCCGACTCCGACGAGGACTTCGCGGGCGTCTTCGCGCCGCTCGCACCGTGGGTCTACGGGATGCGTCGCGTCGAGCAGGTCGACTGCGGGCACGTCGCGAAGGACGCGGCAGGCAAGAACACCGCCGAGGCCATCGACTTCACAGCCTACGAGGTCCGCAAGTTTGCCCGCCTCGCGCTCGACAACAACCCCAACGTCCTCGAACTGCTCTTCGCCGACGCGCCCAACGTAGTCCACGTGACGCCGCTCGGCCAGCGGCTCCTCGACGCGCGCGCCCTCTTCCCGCACCGCGGCCTCATGAAGCGCTTCGTCGGGTACGCCACGAGCCAGCGCCACAAGATGCGCATCCGCATCCAGCACTACGGCGCGCTCAAGGACGCCCTCGCCTGGCTCGACGAGCAGCACGCGGCCAACCCGTCGATCTCGCTCGCCGAGGTGAAGGGCCACCGCGACGCGCTCCACCAGAAGCCGCCGCCCGGCTTCGCCTGGAAGGCCAGCCACGCGCAGGTCGGCGACCAGTCGTACGGCTACCACGAGCGCGTCAAGAACGTCCGAAAGAAGGTCGGCGCGCGCCTCGCCTCGGCGACCAACCGCACGGTGCTCTTCGAACGCCACGGCTTCGACACGAAATTCGCCAGTCATCTCATCCGGCTGCTCATGGAGTGCCGCGAACTCGTGCAGACCGGCACGCTCGTCTTCCCCCTCGCCTACGCCGACGAGCTGCGCGCCATCCGCGAGGGCGCGCTCACGATGCCGGAGATCGAGGCCCGCGCGACGGCCATCGAAGACGAGATCCGCGCCGTGACCAACTCGCCGGTGCGTGCGAAGACCGCCTTCGACGAGGTCGACGCGCTCGTGCAGGACATCGTCCGGGACCATCTGGAAGGGGCGGTGTGACGCCGGGTCGCTGGGTTGACGAACTTCCACCCGTCATCTCATGCCAGGTCGCTAGGCTAGCAACCCATTCTCACCTTCACGTCATCCCGGACTTGATCCGGGATCCATCCAACCCACCGTGGGGATTGACTTCGTCGGTCTTCGGCTCCCGCCTTCGCGCGGACGACCTGGTATGTGATAGGACAACGCGAGCAACTGTTATTCGTCCGTCAACCTCCCCCTCCCATGCGTCTTCGTCGTATTGCCGTGTTCTGCGGCTCCAAGTCTGGCTCGAATCCCGCGTACGCTGAAGCCGCGCAGACCTTCGGGCGGCTCGCGGCGGAGCGCGGGATCGGCCTCGTGACGGGCGGCGGGCACGTCGGACTGATGGGCATAGTCGCCGACGCCGCCCTGGCAGCAGGTGGCGAGGTCATTGGCGTGATCCCGCACGGGCTGGTCGTCCGCGAGGTGGCGCACGAAGGGCTGACCGACCTCGTCGTCGTGGACTCGATGCACGAGCGCAAGGCCACGATAGCCGACCTCGTGGATGCCTTTGTGGCGCTACCCGGCGGCATCGGTACGTGGGAAGAGCTGTTCGAGGCCTGGACGTGGTCCGCGCTCGGCATCAACGCTGATGAGACGGGCCGCACCAAGCCCATCGGGCTGCTCAACGCGGCGGGCTACTACGACCATCTGCTCGCCTTCGTCCACCGCAGCCTCGCCGACGGCTTCGTCCGGCCCCGCCAGCGCGTCTTGCTGGTGGACGCCACGCGCCCCGAGTCGCTGCTCGACAAGCTCACCGTCGCCGACGCGCCGGTCGTGGAGCAGTGGCTCACGCGCGACGAGTCGTAGGATGAGCGGGGAATCGCGGCGCAGTCGCCTCCGGCGGTGGGCGTTCAACTTCTTCCCGGCCTACCGCGGCACGGGCGCGCGCTTCGCCTACCTCGCCGATGACTGGCGCGAGGTGTGCATCCGGCTACCGCTCTCGTGGCGGACGCGCAACTACGTCGGTTCGATCTTCGGCGGGAGCATGTACGCGGCCGTCGATCCGATCTACATGGTGATGCTCATCAACGTGCTCGGGCCGGACTACGTCGTGTGGGACAAAGCGGCCACGATTCGCTTCCGCAAGCCCGGCCGCACGACACTCACCGCGACGTTTTGCCTCACCGACGCCGATCTCGACGCGATCCGCCAGGCGACCGCCTCGGGCGAGCCGCACGACGCTACCTTCCGCGTGGATCTCGTCGATGCCGAGGGCGTCGTCCATGCGGAGGTCGAGAAGGTGATCTACGTCCGCCGGAAAAAACCGGAGGATGCGGCGTAAGCCCTGGCGCGCTCGTCCCCTCCCCGGTTCTCGGCCCTCTGCGTTCCATCCTTTGGCTCTCCGCGTCCTCGGTTCCACGACTTGCTCAACCTCATGCGCTTTCTCCCGCTTACGCTCGCCCTCCTCCTCGTCGGCTGCGACTCGACCTACTCTGACTCGGAGGAACCCCGTGACACCACCGCGCCCGTGATCACGCTGGCCGGAGCGAACCCGCTCTCGCTGAACTTCGGCGAGGCCTACGTCGAGCCTGGTGCGACAGCGCAGGACGACACCGACGGCGACCTCACGGCGAGCATCGCCATCGACGGGACGGTGGACGCGCTCACCGAGGGCACCTACACGGTCCAGTACAGCGTGAGTGACGCGGCGGGCAACGAGGCCTCGGCGACGCGCACCGTGCAGGTCGGTGCGCCACCCGCGCTCGGCGTCGCGACCTACGAGGTCACCTTCGAGGCCACGTGGAGCATGGACACCCACCCAGCTGACTTCCCGCCGAACGCGCACTTCTCGCGGCTCGTCGGCGCGGTGCATGCGCCTGACCTGGCGC includes:
- a CDS encoding KamA family radical SAM protein; the encoded protein is MTAFPQHNASVAEWADWRWQMRHRVRDLATLERYIQPTDSEREAIERTAGIFRWSITPYYASLMDALDPACPVRQQVVPQRWELEPDIVGVEDPLDEVGHSPVKNLIHNYDDRVAFCVTSECGIYCRYCLRKRMVGDSAWMMRKDELRDALAYIAEHPSIRDVLLTGGDPLVFADKQLAWLLGELRAIPHVEVVRLGSRLPVVNPFRITDELCDILKAHHPIWLNTHYNHPRELTYEACEACAKLAEAGVPVGNQTVLLGGINDDLATMKALSEGLVAMRVRPYYIYQAQLIGGTAHLRTPIETGMALMRGLRGHTSGFAVPTYVLDTPDGKVPLTRDYVLGRAGDHVVMETTRGTLWAEPNPLPDGYAPPIALPEITMPPEARTIPTGAPTFVPVPDGYADVSATCDT
- a CDS encoding DUF2853 family protein; translated protein: MSTLAVHVPRSLRARLESLAQEEGVSVEQLIASALAEKVAVLDAEVYFQQRAKRADRAAYDAMLDSAPDVQAHPEGAVRDVRAARGGEERSLPQERRSPFDDAMAAYRAAMEQVGASYDEALLKAVAKGLGPAIYNTDSKLVSCSDPEELKRVKDNFLIKKLGMADSDRLMSGIHAVCEQTKGLKGRKHRAVFYYLLVQHFSKEDALIV
- a CDS encoding putative toxin-antitoxin system toxin component, PIN family encodes the protein MSRIVLDTNVLVTGLRSRRGAANRLLRLVGRSSFEIALSVPLVLEYEDVLLRPQMVPFGPQEVGRFIDVLCLEGRLHCVYFLWRPYLPDPKDDMVLELAVAASCDAIVTYNQRDFRGVDRFGIRAVRPEAFLADL
- the leuS gene encoding leucine--tRNA ligase translates to MAGYPFDAIEPKWQAYWDAHETYRTPGPGDPGFDAAKPKYYVLDMFPYPSGAGLHVGHPEGYTATDILARVRRMQGFNVLHPIGWDAFGLPAEQYAIKTGTHPRQTTEENIGRFREQLKSLGFSYDWSREVDTTDPDYVKWTQWIFLKLYERGLAYQAEVPVNWCPELGTVLANEEVIDGKSEVGGFPVIQKPMRQWMLKITEYADRLLADLDDLDWPEHIKKMQRDWIGKSEGAEVDFRIAGAPDQVLRVYTTRPDTLFGATYMVLAPEHPLVNEVTSNDQQEAVEAYIAETKRKSERDRMEAKQKTGVFTGGHAVNPVSGTHVPIWIADYVLASYGTGAIMAVPAHDERDFEFAQTFKLPIREVVAGGKKGSDGLPAEAYTGDGKHVNSDSSDRPVSRIAERGVNINGLDKVEAIATITAWLEDNGVGRAQTNYKLRDWLFSRQRYWGEPFPIVFTEVGEDGVGHPHPLTPADLPLTLPEVESYQPTGTGDSPLAAITDWVETTYDGQPGMRETNTMPQWAGSCWYYLRYLDPDNPEALVDKAKEDYWMPVDLYVGGAEHAVLHLLYARFWHKVLFDAGVVSTKEPFQRLVNQGMILGEMEFLMAYSLVDHRGWKKGQPMPASHPDAHVPSGTSGSSAIFPHDYKRVDSSQVEKIDGKWVLKDDPQIDLIATSHKMSKSRGNVVNPDDVVAAYGADSLRLYEMFMGPLEQVKPWSTRGVEGVHRFLARAYRLLLNEETGALADSVMDRALTKDEKRTLHGTIQRVTDDTDGLRFNTAIAAMMEFVNAANKWDTVPREAAEAFTLLLAPFAPHLGEELWAALGHTESLTYAPWPAYDPAALVKDEVEIAIQVNGKVRGTVTVAKDASKDDVLAAARAVENVQRYLDEGTVRKEIVVPGRLVNFVVK
- a CDS encoding nucleotidyltransferase domain-containing protein; protein product: MDRAQAQANLLLKIRTGSQLYGTARPDSDEDFAGVFAPLAPWVYGMRRVEQVDCGHVAKDAAGKNTAEAIDFTAYEVRKFARLALDNNPNVLELLFADAPNVVHVTPLGQRLLDARALFPHRGLMKRFVGYATSQRHKMRIRIQHYGALKDALAWLDEQHAANPSISLAEVKGHRDALHQKPPPGFAWKASHAQVGDQSYGYHERVKNVRKKVGARLASATNRTVLFERHGFDTKFASHLIRLLMECRELVQTGTLVFPLAYADELRAIREGALTMPEIEARATAIEDEIRAVTNSPVRAKTAFDEVDALVQDIVRDHLEGAV
- a CDS encoding TIGR00730 family Rossman fold protein, whose protein sequence is MRLRRIAVFCGSKSGSNPAYAEAAQTFGRLAAERGIGLVTGGGHVGLMGIVADAALAAGGEVIGVIPHGLVVREVAHEGLTDLVVVDSMHERKATIADLVDAFVALPGGIGTWEELFEAWTWSALGINADETGRTKPIGLLNAAGYYDHLLAFVHRSLADGFVRPRQRVLLVDATRPESLLDKLTVADAPVVEQWLTRDES
- a CDS encoding DUF4442 domain-containing protein, translated to MSGESRRSRLRRWAFNFFPAYRGTGARFAYLADDWREVCIRLPLSWRTRNYVGSIFGGSMYAAVDPIYMVMLINVLGPDYVVWDKAATIRFRKPGRTTLTATFCLTDADLDAIRQATASGEPHDATFRVDLVDAEGVVHAEVEKVIYVRRKKPEDAA
- a CDS encoding spondin domain-containing protein yields the protein MRFLPLTLALLLVGCDSTYSDSEEPRDTTAPVITLAGANPLSLNFGEAYVEPGATAQDDTDGDLTASIAIDGTVDALTEGTYTVQYSVSDAAGNEASATRTVQVGAPPALGVATYEVTFEATWSMDTHPADFPPNAHFSRLVGAVHAPDLALFDVGTMASDGIKDMAERGVNTALQGEVAALGDNAAYLSGPILNDAPDRGTMTFTADGDAGLTALSLVSMVAPSPDWFIGVDALALVENRQWIDDATVELAVYDAGTDSGQSYRASNAPTSPRLAIAESDHAYFADARRFIGTLTIRRLP